In the genome of Halostella limicola, one region contains:
- a CDS encoding DUF63 family protein produces MDEVLDRVDPERAWAALVAGVVAILGVGSVLFPRRLYANFIWHYFWGPVYADSEGASCVAWANGERRLLGGSECASLKNDPERLSELGPVAEPGYTVVSEIGYVVILLVMLIGVIFLLRRLDLERYRSLFYALFPFMLFGGALRVVEDANVAAIRAGVGQPISYPLNTLLISPLIYFTMFFIALGALVVAVWLERGDYVDRYEYPLAGIGTAALVACVGYLAALAATTDYVYFYPAIPAVVLVGATAAAAATWLAVERYVPEVNRGTGLIGLVVIWGHAIDGVANVVGLDWAAELGVHYGDLGPKHPVNAGIVDLTAAVLPASITHYTGTAWPFLLVKLVAAVLVVWVFDDEIFEESPRYTTLLLITVLAVGLGPGTRDMLRATFGI; encoded by the coding sequence ATGGACGAGGTCCTCGACAGGGTCGACCCCGAGCGAGCGTGGGCCGCGCTCGTCGCAGGCGTCGTCGCGATACTGGGCGTCGGATCGGTCCTGTTCCCCCGGCGACTGTACGCGAACTTCATCTGGCACTACTTCTGGGGACCGGTGTACGCCGACTCCGAGGGCGCGAGCTGCGTCGCCTGGGCGAACGGGGAGCGCCGCCTGCTCGGCGGCAGCGAGTGCGCGTCGCTCAAGAACGACCCCGAGCGGCTGTCGGAGCTCGGCCCGGTCGCGGAGCCCGGCTACACCGTGGTGTCCGAGATCGGGTACGTCGTCATCCTGCTGGTCATGCTCATCGGCGTCATCTTCCTGCTCCGCCGGCTCGACCTGGAACGGTACCGGTCGCTGTTCTACGCGCTGTTCCCCTTCATGCTGTTCGGCGGGGCGCTCCGCGTCGTCGAGGACGCGAACGTCGCCGCGATCCGGGCCGGCGTCGGCCAGCCGATCAGCTACCCGCTCAACACCCTGCTCATCAGCCCGCTCATCTACTTCACGATGTTTTTCATCGCGCTCGGCGCGCTCGTCGTCGCGGTGTGGCTCGAACGCGGCGACTACGTCGACCGCTACGAGTACCCGCTCGCGGGCATCGGGACGGCGGCGCTGGTCGCCTGCGTCGGCTACCTCGCCGCGCTCGCCGCGACGACCGACTACGTGTACTTCTACCCCGCCATCCCCGCCGTCGTCCTCGTCGGCGCGACGGCCGCGGCCGCCGCGACCTGGCTCGCCGTCGAGCGGTACGTCCCCGAAGTCAACCGCGGAACGGGCCTGATCGGTCTCGTCGTGATCTGGGGACACGCGATAGACGGCGTCGCGAACGTCGTCGGCCTCGACTGGGCCGCCGAACTCGGCGTCCACTACGGCGACCTCGGTCCGAAACACCCGGTCAACGCCGGCATCGTCGACCTGACTGCAGCGGTGTTGCCGGCCAGCATCACCCACTACACCGGCACGGCGTGGCCGTTCCTGCTGGTCAAGCTCGTGGCCGCGGTGCTCGTGGTCTGGGTGTTCGACGACGAGATATTCGAGGAGAGCCCGCGCTACACCACGCTCCTACTGATCACGGTGCTCGCGGTCGGCCTCGGACCCGGGACCCGCGACATGCTCCGCGCGACCTTCGGCATTTAG